From Apilactobacillus bombintestini:
GAATTTATCCATCAACAAATAAGCGTAGGTTTTAATCTGTCCCCAATAAAGCGTCAAAATACTGTCAGGGAGTTGTTTAAATTCTACGTCGGAGGTTTTAATTTCTACTATTTCAGCTGATTTTTCGGACATTTTAACGGCATCGGCACGACCATCTAAATGAAAATCAATGTTATTTATCTTCAAGGTTTTATCTAGATAGTATTCTGCGTCATAATCAGAAAAACGTTGCTTTTGCAATTTACGATGAATTCGAGCACCTTGTTTAGCGGTGTTATTACTGTTAAGACGGGCATTTAAATCACCACTACGTAAGGTAAATTCTACTAAATCACGAATTCCAATACGATTGATAAGATTACCTCCTTTGAATTTTTTGAAATTGTAACCAAATTGTAACTTATGAAAAAATTTTAATTATGCTAGTGTTAATATTAGAGACTTATATTGAACAGGAGATATGTATTTTATGCCAAGAAGTTTAAAAGAAGAATTAATGTTTACCGGAATGATGGCCGGACTTATGGTTATCGTTATGGAAGGTTACAATATTGCGATTAACTCCGGAATCCAACCTGGTTATGTATTAGATGTACTTGCTGGATATCCATTAGCTTTAATCGTAGCTGCACTATTAGATTTATTTATCGTAGGACCTACTGTTAAGGCACTATTCTTTAAATTTATCTTTAAGCCAGCCTGGAAAGAAACTCCTATTAAAATTGCTTTAGGTATTTCTTGCATGATGGTATTAGGTATGGTTACCTTTATGTCACTATTTGGAGTTATCGTAACCTTCGGATTCCATAATATTACATGGGGAATGTATTTGCACGCATGGATTTTGAATTTCTGTGTGGCATTACCTCTACAACTAATCATTGTGGGACCTATTTGCCGTTTCTTATTAGGTAAAATTCAAGGCCACATTGATGCTAATGCTGCCGCTTAATAATAAATAGATTTCAAGCAGTCCTTTAATAGGGCTGCTTTTTTTATGGATATATTTGTGTTAATTTTTAAATACATATTTTAAAACAGGAGATTATAAATATGAATAATAAAGATCATGATGCCCGTTATATAAATGCACAAAATAAAATTATAGCTACTTTTAAGTATTTAATTAACGAAATTGGCTATAAGAAAATTTCTATTAGCAAAATTATTAAGTTAGCTAACGTAAACCGTTCTACTTTTTATAATCATTATTTAGATAAAGAAGATTTAATGGAAAAGTTGCAAATGAATTTAATACATAGTCTTACTAGACAAGCACCCATTTTAACTTTGGAAAATATTAGTGATAAAAAATATACCGAAGCTAGAACTAGAGTTGTCGTGCAAAGAATATATGATAATCGGGATGATTTTAAATTATTTTTTAGTGAAAAATCTGATGGATTATTTACCCAAAGAATAATAGAAAGTTCCAAACATATAATTAAAGAAAATAATTTCTTTCGTGATTCCACTATTCCTAGCTACTATGCATATTCATTAACCTCGTATGTATTAGTCGATTTAATCAGAAAATGGGTAGAAAATGACTTTAAAGAAACGGTGGATGAATTTACTAACATAATAACCACCATTATTTATAAAATATACGAAAATGTCCTTCATTAAATACTTATCCAACAACTATCGATTTTTGATGGTTATAAAGCCAAAAAATGATTGCTATAATTTTTTCCAGAGGGGGAGAAATTATGAAATCAACTTGGAAACCAATAAGTATTTTAATAGTTACATTAACCGTAATTCTTGGAATAATGATGGCTGCTTTCTCTTTACCAGCTGTTCATTCCGGAATTAATGATCTTCCAATTGGAATTATTAGTAGTAATAGCAATTATAAAAGTATATCCAAACCATTGAAAGATAAAGGTTTTAATGTTTCAAAATACAAGGATGTAAAAGATGTTAAAAGCAACATAAACAAAAGAAAAATTTATGGTGCAATAGAAATTGATAAGAACGGCAATGTGAATGTATACAAAGCAACAGCTGCTTCCGCATCCGTTGCCCAAGTTCTTACTCAAATGGGAACTCAATTGGTTAATAAACAACAAGCTTTGGGTAGACAAGTTATAAATCAAAATCTAGCCAAAACTAACAATGTTAATATCATTAAAGTTTTAAATCAAAAATTAGCTGCATTAGATAAAAAACAAGCAAATGTAGTAGAAGTTAAGAGTTTCCCTAAATCTGATCCAAAAGGTGCTGGATTAGCAGCCGGAGCTCTACCAATTGCCTTAGGTGGTTGGATTGGTGCAGTTGCTATCTCACTATTTATAAAAGGTAAGAAAGAAAAATTATTATCTGTAATAGGATTCGCAATAGTAGGTGGACTAGGACTAGTTGGAGTAATCCAATTTGGAATAGGTACCTTTAATGGAAACTACCTATTAACCTCCATGGGTGCAATGCTAGGTATCGGTGCCACTGGAATGTTCGTATTAGGAATTCTAGAAGTAATGGGTAATGCTGGATTAGGAATTGCCGCGGTAATTTTAATCTTACTTGGTAACCCATTATCTGGTTTAACTTCAGCACCAGAAATGCTTCCTAGTGGTTGGGGAGAACTAGGTCAATTACTACCACCTGGTGCTACCGGAACCTTATTAAGAAATATCGTATTCTTCCACGGAAATGATATTGTCCAAGCCGTAAGTGTGTTATCCTGCTACGTATTATTAGGATTAATTTTATTCGCAGTAGGTAAGAAATCCAATATCGTAAAAGCATAATCTTTTATTAAGCAAAAATTTAGTTTACATTGATTCAAAACAAACTCCAAATTATTACATTTTTAGGGCAGTCCTTTAATAGGGCTGCTTTTTTTATTTAAAAAATGATTATATAAAAAGATATATTATCATAATATGTTAATTTTTATACGTAAACTAATGAAAAATTTCGCAATTACGGTTATTATGTAAGTATAAAATGGAATTCGAGGAGAATGTACATGATTAAAATTGTTACAGATTCAACCGCGCTAATACCTGAAAAAGTCGTCAAAGAATTAGGAATTACAGTAATTCCTTTAAATGTAAACATTGGCGAAGATACTTATCAAGATGGTATCGATATGGACGGTCGCAAATTAATACAAGAAATTAAAGATAATCCTAAGGGAGCATTTCCTAAAACCAGTCAACCATCTATTGGTCAATTCGTAGAAGTATATAACCAATTAACTAAAGATGGTGATACAGTACTTTCACTACACATGACTGATCTATTAAGTGGTACTGTACATGCTGCAGAACAAGCAAGTGAAATTGCGGATGGGGATGTAAAAGTAGTTAATACTCATTACATCGACCAAAGTTTAGGCTACATTGCTGTTTCAGCTGCTAAGATGGCTAACTCCGGTGACTACACTAGAGACGAAATTGTCGAAGCAGTTGGCAAAATTATTGATAATTCTGAATTATGCATCGGTGTAAGTTCACTAGAAAACTTAGTTAAAGGTGGCCGTATTAGTAAAGCTACTGGTATGATTTCTAAGTTATTAAACCTACACGTAGTATTTACACTTTTCCCACAAGATCTTAAGTTACAAATTAAGGGTCGTGGTAAAAAGACTATCAAGAAGTGGGCTGACCAATACTTTGAATCTATCAAAGATAATGACTATGCATTTATTGGTATCAGTTACACCGGTAGTGATGAATTAGCTAATAATCTAAAAAAACGTTTGGAAGAAATGTTTCCAAACGTTGATGTATTAGTTCAATATACTTCATCCATTGTTGCTACTCATACTGGTGACAATGCGTTTGCCGTAATGACTTGCAAAAAATGGGATTAAATAAATAGTGAGAAGATAATTCCTAAGATTCCACCAATGACAGGACCCAAAAATGGAACTATAGCATATTTCCATTGTGATAATCGTTTGTCATAGGTTCTAGAAAAGAAGAATCGAGGAACTAAATCTCTGGTAGGGTTAAAGGCAGCTCCGGTAATAGGGGCTACGATACTAATAATTGTCATCATAAGAAGTGATGAGAATAGGGTTTTAACCCACCAAGCTACACTAATGTCATTTTGCATTTGTGTATTAACTACGATTAGGAAAGTACCTAGGATTTCCCAAGTGAAATTACGACGCCAATTGTTAACGTCTCTAGGTACTGTGGCATAAAAGTTAAGGTTTAAGGGTAGACTTTCTAGCCACTTAGACCAAATCCACTTAACTGTAAGAGAAGCTAACCAAGCTCCCACAATTTGGTTAATCACTTCACCTAACATTAATGACCAATGAATTTGATGATCAATGGCTTGGGTGAGTGATACCACTGGATTAAAAGATGCAGTTCCGAAGAAAAACGTAGTTAAAAGGGACGGTAGAAATATACTCATGCCCCAGTAGAATCCGGTTAGAAAACGGTTTTGACTTTTAGGAAATAGAAAATAATTGATAACCACACTGGTTACTAATCCTAAAGATAGCATTAGATAGGTTCCAATAAATTCACCTACAAGTAATTTCACGACCATCCCTCCTTAATATGTATCTAATTAGTAGACTACCACTGATTTATTAAAAATTAAAACCATATAAACGATTAAGCGCTAGTAGATAAGTATCTACTGGCGTTTTTTTATTGTGATAACTTTTTAAGCACAGCTAACACATCTGCTTTATTTACCAAACGATGTTGTTTGTAATTGTAAAACATAGGTTGATGACGTTCAATAAGTTCCAAATCATGTTGATTATCAGTGAAGTAAGCAACATCACAGGCGTCACCAATTTCGTCTAAATGGGGAAATTGTGCTTCGGACATAATGCTGCCTAAAACGGTATCTGCTGATTCATATTTTAGTGCTTCTAAATATTTATTAGTATCCATCATCCACCGACTTTCTTAATGTCTGCTTGCTTGGTGTCCACCATTGCCAGAAATTTTAATATTATGACGTTTGAATTTAGCTTGTGCACCATTAGGTTGAAATTTGAAATGATGCATACGACCGTTGTAAGGTTTACCAGCCATTTTAATAGTAATCCAATTAGTCATTACTTTTTGCATATTTTCAGCAGCTTCAACCCGGCTAGCAATGCCTTCTGATTTAGCAGCTGGTTCAATATTATCGCGTAGTTGATTAATCAATTTTTGATGATAAACCAGTAACGATTGGGTTAGTGGTGCATCTTTGTAAGAATTAAAAAGTTTTTCAATAAAACGCATGGCGTCTTTTGAATTTTTAGGTTCGTAAAAACGTTGATCATTCATAAGTATCCTCCTAAAAAAATAACCATCATGTTTATTATACATGATGGTTATCTAGGTAACAGTTATTTATCTTCTAATTTAATTTGTCCAGTTAGACTAAATAGGAAACTTAGTAGAACGGCTAAGAAACCACCAACTACGATTCCGTTGTCTAATACGATTTGGGCAGCTTTAGGTAGTGATCGGAAAATTTGTGGATAAACAGTAACTCCAATTCCAGTACCTACGGAAAGAGCTACGGTTAATAAGTTAGCATTCTTAGAAAAGTCTACGTTTTGTAGAATACGGATTCCTTGAACACCTACCATACCGAACATTACGACCATAGCTCCACCTAGTACAGAACTAGGAATTACAGTAGCTACGGCACCAGCTTTAGGAAGTAATCCTAAAATTAATAGGAATAAACCAGCGTAGTAAATAGGACGTCTAGTTTTAATACCGGAAAGTTGAACCACACCTACGTTTTCGGAGAAAGTAGAGTATGGGAAGGTGTTGAAAATACCACCTAACATAGCAGCAATACCTTCAGCACGGTATCCATTAGCTAATTCATGACTGCTTAACTTACGATCAGTTAAATCACCTAATGCTAAGAATACTCCGGTAGATTCTACCATAGTAGTTAATGCTACTAAAATCATAGTAATAATAGCAGAAGCGTCGAAACGAGGAACCCCAAAGTAAAATGGTTGAGGGAAGTGGAACCAACTAGCTTGTGCTACAGAAGTAAAGGAAATCATTCCTAAGCAGTAAGCGGTGAAAGTACCGGCAACCATTCCGATTAAAACGGAAATAGAACGGAAGAAACCTTTACCGAAAATGTTGATTAAAATAATGATAACCATAGTAACTAGACCTACGATTAAATCATGAGGACTAGCAAAGTTCTTGGCAGAAGCATTTCCACCACCTAAATCTTGCACAGCTACTGGAACTAAAGAAAAACCAATAATAGTAATTAAAGAACCGGTAACTACTGGTGGGAAGAAACGTCTTAATTTAGAGAATAATCCCGAAATCAAGAATACGAATAATCCGGAACAAATAATAGCTCCGTAAATATAAGCTACTCCCAAGGTACCCCCGATAGTTTGTAGTGGGGTAATAACTTGTACGGCACATCCTAATACTACCGGAAGACCAATTCCCGTAATAGGAGTTCGTTTAAGTTGTAATAGAGTGGCAATCCCACACATAAAAATATCTGCTGAAACTAAGTAAGTCATTTGTGCTGCATTAAAGTGTAAGAAAGCTCCAATTAACAATGGAACTACTACGTCACCAGAATACATAGCTAGTAAATGTTGAAAACCTAAAATAGCAGCTTTCAAATGAGAAACTTGTTGTAAATGCTTTTCGCTGTTATCCAATGAAATATCCTCCCGTTTTATTATCACCTAAATAAAAAAGTCTCCTGCAAAAGCAAAGAGACTAAAATCTTTTTGCTTATAGTCTAGGCTTTACGGCCCTAGGTAGAAACTCACCAACCATATCTTGGTAATTATATAGGCAATAACGTTTATTAAAGTACCTTTATCCTAGCTGAAAATGAGAAAAAAAGCAAACCGAATAATAATATAATTGTTAAGTAGGCCGAATTTAATGTACAATTGATGGTATTAACTTTAAATGTATAAGGGGGGATTAACTTGAAACATATTTTAGCGATTCATACAGGTGGAACCATATCAATGTCACAAGATGACAGTGGAGAAGTAGTACCTAATGCACAAAATCCAATTGCTAATCCAAGTGCCAATTTATTGGATCAAGGCATTTCTATTACCAATGAAGAAATTTTTAATTTACCTTCACCACATATGACCCCTGAAACCATGTTACAAGTTACTAAACGAATTAAAAAAGCTCGTAAAGAAGGATATGACGGTGTAGTCGTTACGCACGGAACCGATACGCTAGAAGAAACTGCATATTTCTTAGATCTTACTTTAAGTAATGATTATCCAGTAGTAGTTACTGGTGCTATGCGTTCTTCTAATGAAATTGGGTCTGATGGTTTGTATAACTTATTAAACGCTGCAGCAACTGCTGCTAGTCCACAAGCAGTGGGCAAGGGTGTTTTAGTAGTTATGAATGATGAAATTCATACTGCAAGATACGTTACAAAGACGCACACTACCAACGTAGCTACTTTTAGAACCCCAACGTTTGGTCCTATCGGAATTATTAGTAAACATCATCCAGCTTTCTATCAAGAACTAATTAAGGGTGAAGTAGTAGATATTGATTCCGTAGTAGATCATGTATATTTAATTAAAGCATATGCAGGGATGGATGGTACTTTATTTGACGCTATCGACAATGACGAAACTAACGGAGTAGTTATTGAAGGACTAGGTGCCGGTAATTTACCACCTGCTACATTAGATTCTGTAAAACGATTAATAGATAGAAAAATTCCAGTTATCTTAGTATCTAGATGTATCAATGGGGTAGCCCAAGATATCTATGCATACGAAGGTGGCGGAATTGAATTAGAAAAAATGGGATTAACTATTTGTCACGGCTTAAACGGACAAAAAGCACGTATTAAACTAATTATTGGTTTAAGTGCTCATAAGAGTGGCGACGACTTAGCTCACTTTATGAGTAATGCGATTTCTTAGTTATTACACCATTTTATATACGAGCAAATTATATAAATGAGGTATGGATATGAATGAAATCATCAGACAGTTAGATATGGCACAACAAGAAAATCAGCTAGTTAATGTTTATTTAACTGACGGAGATATTTTTTATACCGGATATATAGCTAAGTATAATGACCAAGAAGTCCTTATCAGTACTTATGAATCCAGTGGACTAGCTGATGGATATGTGGCGCTAAGAACTGCAGCCATTGAAGAAATTGAAACGCAAAGTGAAGATATTGATCGTATCGAAGAACAAATGCAAATGGCAATGCAGGACAATTTAATGGAAGCTAAACCAGCTGCCTTAAATTTTGATAGTGACGTTAACTTATTTGCACAAATTATTATTGAAGCTTATTTGAAAAAAGATATCTTATTAGTTCAAGATATGGATTCACGATTGTTCTATACCGGAAAAGTGCAAAGTATTAAAAACGAAACTTTCGACTTTTTACGTATTAATAAGTTTGATGCTTCTAAAAATGAAGTTATCACATTAACCTTTGCGCAAGTTAAATTAATGGAATTTCAAGGTCGTGAATTAAGTGTAATGAGTAAGGTTATCGAAAACGTTAACCCTGCTAATAATGTTCCTCACACCGCTGAATCCATTAACAACATCATTGATGTTTTAAATCGAGCTTTTAGTACGAAAGAATTCGTAGAAGTTCGTGGTCGCTACAATGATCATTTCTTTTATGTAGGCCAAGTAATCATGTTAAATGATTCTGGCATTGTCTTGAAAGTAGTAGATATGGCTGGTCAATTTGGTGGCTATGTGTTTATGAAAATGAATGCTATCGAAAAGGTACGTACTGGCAATGATTATCTACAATTAATTTCATTGATGCGTGATGATAACGTTAAAGAGCATCGTTATTGCCAACCCGTATTAAATGATTCACGTGAATTTGATAGTACGGAAGATAACTTCATGGCGATACTAAATCAATCCAGACAAAAACGTGAATTAATACGTCTACAATTGAAAAATGGCACTAGCTTTTTAGGTTATGTTGATAATACTAAAAGACCCGCTGATGGTTGCATTAACTTTAATTTGTTAGATGAAACTGCCACTTTTATCATTTATCATCGTGAATTTAAATTAAATGATATTGTAGAAATTGGTTTTGAATATATTTATGCTTATTTAGACGAACGTCGTCTAAAAGCTAAAGGTGATATGTAGTAAAAAAAGCTTGTGAATGAAAATTCACAAGCTTTTTGTTTATCCTAGTGTTTTTTTGATAATATCTACTTCATCTTGACTTGGTGCTCGATGCATACTTTTTATATCATGCAATTCTTCTACACTGAAGTGTAAGTTGAAAGCCAACATAGTATCAGGAATATCGTGTTCTTTTTGATAAGTTACGATTTCTCGAGCAATGTTATTTAAATTTCTACTCATTAATAACTCCTCCTCAAAATATCTCTCAAGTCCATAATATTACTTATTTTTTTATAAGCAAAGAGGAAGGCCTAAAATTTAAATAAAATAATTTGTACGAGCAATAAAGTAATTAATAATATAGCGTAATCACTATAATGAATGACGATTTTTTGGTAGTGACTGCGGGGATTATTTTCTACAAACAAATGTGAATTCATCCCTTGAGCTAATAAAGTAGACCAGTTCATCGCTGACAAAATGGCTTTGAAATATAAAGTAGGTGATAGATAAGTTAAATGCACATTACGCATAGCCGCAGCCAATTTGATGTTTTTAACTTCACGTTTAATGGTATCGACTAAGTGAAAGGCACCCATAACCCCGTACGCGAATTTAGCAGGTAAGTGAAAGTTTTGTTCCAAACTAGCCGATAAATCCTCGATGGAAGTAGTACAAGTATAAGTACCACCCAACGTAACAAAAGCATATAGTCGACTAACTAGTAAAATCGCGTAGGTATAGTTACCGTGGATACGTTGTGCAAAATAAATACCTAAAGCGGGAATAATCGTAATAGTTACCAAGTACATAATTCTAGTCAAGCGAGCGTGTAATAATAGATATCCCAAACTGACAATGATAATAACGACGTTTAACGTTAATGACAAAGTGAAACTAATTTCTAGTGCAATGATTAAAATCATGAGCATTTTTAAAACGGGATTCATTTAAAACACCTCCTGATAGCTTAGTTGTTGATGATCAAAAGCTAAATGATAATCTATCAAATCTCCTAAGCCACGGGTTTGATGAGAAATAATGAATTGCGTTTGGCCATGTTGTTTAGTGAAGTTTAATAGATCCACGACTACTTTAATATAGTCTTGATTGATACCGGCGAAGGGTTCATCTAAGAGTAAAACGGGATGACCCATTATTGCCATAACTAAGATTTGTAGACGACGTTTTTGTCCCTGACTTAACGTATATATGATGCGGTCTAATAGAGGATAAAGGCCTAATTTATCTATCCATTGATTTATTTTGTCTTCATTAAACCAGTCATTAAAGGCGTGCTTTTTAGATAAATCAATTTCATCTTTTACCGTAATTTTAATAAATTGTTGGTTGGTATCTTGAAAAATTAAACCTACTTGTTGAAAGTACTTACGATGACGCCATTTATTTAGTGGACGGTTTTGATATTTAACTTCACCAGAAAAACTATGTTGTTTTAATAGTGCATTAAATAAAGTGGATTTACCACAACCGTTAGCTCCAGAAATTAAGGTAGTAGCGTGATCCATTAAATTAATCGAACAATTATTTAATAACTCTTTGTCACCATTAGCTAAAGAAAAATTCTTTAATTGATAACTAGCGGATGAATTATCGGGCATTTTACAGTGCTTAGTAGCTACTTGATTATACTTAGCAATGGTAGTTTGTTTTTGTTGTGAACTGCAAGAAACAAAAGTTTTTTTCTTGCTATCCCATTGAATAAGTTGATCACATAAAGATTGATAATCCGATAAATCATGATCGACACCAATAATAATTTTGCCTTGTTGTTTTAAAGTCATTAATAATGAAATTAATTGTTTTCTAGTGGCTGCGTCTACATTGGCAAAGGGTTCATCTAATAAAATCACTGGTGAATCGATTGCAATAATAATGGCCAGTGCTACCCGTTGTTTTTCACCACCGGATAAAGTAGTAAAAGATTGATGTAGCAAAGAAGCTATTTTTGTAATAGTGACAGCTTTTTGCATACGTTCGTTAATTTCATCATGACTAAGTTGTAAGTTTTCTAAAGTGAAAATAAATTCTTCATACGCATTAGCCATACAAAATTGTTGGGATGGATTTTGAAACATCATGGTAATTAGCTTGCGACGTTCAAATTCCTCGTAGGTACTTAAATCTTGTTGATTAAAATTGATATTTCCATGTAGGGTACCGTGATCATATTCGGGATAAAAGCCAGCAATGATTTTTAATAAAGTGGATTTTCCCGAACCAGAAGGGCTGTGTATCAATGACATTTCACCAGATGGAAATGTTAAATTGATGTCTTTGAAAATAGCTTGTGTGGTTTCAGCAAATT
This genomic window contains:
- a CDS encoding ABC transporter permease, which translates into the protein MKSTWKPISILIVTLTVILGIMMAAFSLPAVHSGINDLPIGIISSNSNYKSISKPLKDKGFNVSKYKDVKDVKSNINKRKIYGAIEIDKNGNVNVYKATAASASVAQVLTQMGTQLVNKQQALGRQVINQNLAKTNNVNIIKVLNQKLAALDKKQANVVEVKSFPKSDPKGAGLAAGALPIALGGWIGAVAISLFIKGKKEKLLSVIGFAIVGGLGLVGVIQFGIGTFNGNYLLTSMGAMLGIGATGMFVLGILEVMGNAGLGIAAVILILLGNPLSGLTSAPEMLPSGWGELGQLLPPGATGTLLRNIVFFHGNDIVQAVSVLSCYVLLGLILFAVGKKSNIVKA
- a CDS encoding energy-coupling factor transporter transmembrane component T; protein product: MNPVLKMLMILIIALEISFTLSLTLNVVIIIVSLGYLLLHARLTRIMYLVTITIIPALGIYFAQRIHGNYTYAILLVSRLYAFVTLGGTYTCTTSIEDLSASLEQNFHLPAKFAYGVMGAFHLVDTIKREVKNIKLAAAMRNVHLTYLSPTLYFKAILSAMNWSTLLAQGMNSHLFVENNPRSHYQKIVIHYSDYAILLITLLLVQIILFKF
- a CDS encoding DegV family protein; this encodes MIKIVTDSTALIPEKVVKELGITVIPLNVNIGEDTYQDGIDMDGRKLIQEIKDNPKGAFPKTSQPSIGQFVEVYNQLTKDGDTVLSLHMTDLLSGTVHAAEQASEIADGDVKVVNTHYIDQSLGYIAVSAAKMANSGDYTRDEIVEAVGKIIDNSELCIGVSSLENLVKGGRISKATGMISKLLNLHVVFTLFPQDLKLQIKGRGKKTIKKWADQYFESIKDNDYAFIGISYTGSDELANNLKKRLEEMFPNVDVLVQYTSSIVATHTGDNAFAVMTCKKWD
- a CDS encoding nucleobase:cation symporter-2 family protein, which translates into the protein MDNSEKHLQQVSHLKAAILGFQHLLAMYSGDVVVPLLIGAFLHFNAAQMTYLVSADIFMCGIATLLQLKRTPITGIGLPVVLGCAVQVITPLQTIGGTLGVAYIYGAIICSGLFVFLISGLFSKLRRFFPPVVTGSLITIIGFSLVPVAVQDLGGGNASAKNFASPHDLIVGLVTMVIIILINIFGKGFFRSISVLIGMVAGTFTAYCLGMISFTSVAQASWFHFPQPFYFGVPRFDASAIITMILVALTTMVESTGVFLALGDLTDRKLSSHELANGYRAEGIAAMLGGIFNTFPYSTFSENVGVVQLSGIKTRRPIYYAGLFLLILGLLPKAGAVATVIPSSVLGGAMVVMFGMVGVQGIRILQNVDFSKNANLLTVALSVGTGIGVTVYPQIFRSLPKAAQIVLDNGIVVGGFLAVLLSFLFSLTGQIKLEDK
- a CDS encoding LBP_cg2779 family protein; this translates as MSRNLNNIAREIVTYQKEHDIPDTMLAFNLHFSVEELHDIKSMHRAPSQDEVDIIKKTLG
- a CDS encoding ATP-binding cassette domain-containing protein, with protein sequence MSTLQLTNITYQFAETTQAIFKDINLTFPSGEMSLIHSPSGSGKSTLLKIIAGFYPEYDHGTLHGNINFNQQDLSTYEEFERRKLITMMFQNPSQQFCMANAYEEFIFTLENLQLSHDEINERMQKAVTITKIASLLHQSFTTLSGGEKQRVALAIIIAIDSPVILLDEPFANVDAATRKQLISLLMTLKQQGKIIIGVDHDLSDYQSLCDQLIQWDSKKKTFVSCSSQQKQTTIAKYNQVATKHCKMPDNSSASYQLKNFSLANGDKELLNNCSINLMDHATTLISGANGCGKSTLFNALLKQHSFSGEVKYQNRPLNKWRHRKYFQQVGLIFQDTNQQFIKITVKDEIDLSKKHAFNDWFNEDKINQWIDKLGLYPLLDRIIYTLSQGQKRRLQILVMAIMGHPVLLLDEPFAGINQDYIKVVVDLLNFTKQHGQTQFIISHQTRGLGDLIDYHLAFDHQQLSYQEVF
- a CDS encoding MIP/aquaporin family protein codes for the protein MKLLVGEFIGTYLMLSLGLVTSVVINYFLFPKSQNRFLTGFYWGMSIFLPSLLTTFFFGTASFNPVVSLTQAIDHQIHWSLMLGEVINQIVGAWLASLTVKWIWSKWLESLPLNLNFYATVPRDVNNWRRNFTWEILGTFLIVVNTQMQNDISVAWWVKTLFSSLLMMTIISIVAPITGAAFNPTRDLVPRFFFSRTYDKRLSQWKYAIVPFLGPVIGGILGIIFSLFI
- a CDS encoding DUF2798 domain-containing protein; translated protein: MPRSLKEELMFTGMMAGLMVIVMEGYNIAINSGIQPGYVLDVLAGYPLALIVAALLDLFIVGPTVKALFFKFIFKPAWKETPIKIALGISCMMVLGMVTFMSLFGVIVTFGFHNITWGMYLHAWILNFCVALPLQLIIVGPICRFLLGKIQGHIDANAAA
- a CDS encoding asparaginase produces the protein MKHILAIHTGGTISMSQDDSGEVVPNAQNPIANPSANLLDQGISITNEEIFNLPSPHMTPETMLQVTKRIKKARKEGYDGVVVTHGTDTLEETAYFLDLTLSNDYPVVVTGAMRSSNEIGSDGLYNLLNAAATAASPQAVGKGVLVVMNDEIHTARYVTKTHTTNVATFRTPTFGPIGIISKHHPAFYQELIKGEVVDIDSVVDHVYLIKAYAGMDGTLFDAIDNDETNGVVIEGLGAGNLPPATLDSVKRLIDRKIPVILVSRCINGVAQDIYAYEGGGIELEKMGLTICHGLNGQKARIKLIIGLSAHKSGDDLAHFMSNAIS
- a CDS encoding TetR/AcrR family transcriptional regulator, which translates into the protein MNNKDHDARYINAQNKIIATFKYLINEIGYKKISISKIIKLANVNRSTFYNHYLDKEDLMEKLQMNLIHSLTRQAPILTLENISDKKYTEARTRVVVQRIYDNRDDFKLFFSEKSDGLFTQRIIESSKHIIKENNFFRDSTIPSYYAYSLTSYVLVDLIRKWVENDFKETVDEFTNIITTIIYKIYENVLH